A single region of the Bifidobacterium asteroides DSM 20089 genome encodes:
- a CDS encoding ABC transporter ATP-binding protein codes for MVNYKVDVSLSHVSFSYGRKQALSDVSLSFGNGVFGLLGPNGAGKTTLMNIVTTLSRPSSGVVRIAGANVLTSAGRRRARSRIGYLPQSFELMNASSLMRNVRYAAWARGLSWKASCDAAVWALEQVELSGEAHRPVRSLSGGMRQRAGIACAIVARPDVLVLDEPTVGLDPVQRIEVRKFLDAYADSHTVLVSTHLVEDLAAIADRVLVLDHGHLLLDGRMDDLAALADPEDSMASPWESGYRRLLTGSGHLPFDQGEVS; via the coding sequence ATGGTGAATTATAAAGTAGACGTTTCCCTCTCGCACGTGTCTTTCTCCTACGGCCGCAAACAGGCGCTGTCGGATGTGTCCTTGAGCTTCGGCAACGGCGTATTCGGGCTCTTGGGTCCCAATGGTGCCGGCAAGACGACGCTGATGAATATCGTGACCACCTTGTCGCGCCCTTCCTCGGGCGTTGTGAGGATTGCCGGAGCGAATGTGCTGACAAGCGCTGGACGACGTCGGGCCAGGAGCCGAATCGGATATTTGCCGCAATCGTTCGAGCTGATGAATGCCTCCAGCCTGATGCGCAATGTTCGGTACGCCGCATGGGCGCGCGGTCTGTCCTGGAAAGCTTCCTGTGATGCAGCGGTGTGGGCCCTGGAGCAGGTGGAATTGTCCGGGGAAGCTCACCGCCCGGTGCGCAGCCTGTCCGGTGGCATGCGTCAACGGGCGGGCATCGCGTGTGCAATTGTCGCCCGTCCCGACGTGCTTGTCTTGGACGAACCGACCGTTGGCCTTGATCCGGTGCAGCGCATTGAGGTGCGTAAATTCCTCGACGCATATGCGGACAGCCACACAGTGCTGGTGAGCACGCATTTGGTCGAGGATCTAGCCGCAATCGCCGACCGCGTGCTGGTACTCGACCACGGGCATCTGCTCCTGGACGGACGCATGGATGATCTCGCCGCCTTGGCCGATCCTGAGGACTCAATGGCATCGCCTTGGGAATCCGGTTATCGACGGCTGCTGACGGGATCCGGACACCTGCCATTCGACCAGGGTGAGGTCTCATGA
- a CDS encoding GNAT family N-acetyltransferase has translation MSSEPGVTIQTFTNLDTEHMRLLLEADPSEGMIHDVFAHSCAYEIRVGQSLAGAMLLIRPGADALEIANISVDRAYRRQGFGSRLIDRAKMETVRLGLSRLEVGTGSTSFGSLCFYQTCGFRMDRIERNYFVNRYQRPIVENGITLKDMVRLSWCLWQPE, from the coding sequence ATGTCATCAGAGCCGGGTGTGACCATCCAGACCTTTACCAACCTCGACACAGAGCACATGAGGCTCCTCCTGGAGGCCGATCCTTCAGAAGGGATGATCCATGACGTTTTCGCCCATTCCTGCGCCTACGAAATACGAGTCGGACAATCTCTGGCCGGCGCCATGCTGCTTATCAGACCGGGTGCGGACGCCTTGGAAATCGCCAACATCAGCGTGGACCGCGCTTACCGCAGACAAGGATTCGGAAGTAGATTAATAGACCGAGCCAAGATGGAGACCGTCAGGTTGGGTCTGAGCAGACTGGAAGTCGGCACCGGATCCACCAGTTTTGGGTCCCTTTGCTTCTACCAGACCTGTGGGTTTCGCATGGACCGCATAGAGCGGAACTATTTTGTAAACCGCTACCAGAGACCCATTGTCGAGAACGGAATCACCCTTAAAGACATGGTCCGTCTGTCATGGTGTCTCTGGCAGCCCGAATGA
- a CDS encoding PIF1 family DEAD/DEAH box helicase — translation MQQSEALTILNAGANAFITGAPGSGKTFVLNEFVAQARQAGAVVAVTASTGIAATHINGQTIHSWSGVGIATCMTESLLKRIKTRRRRQIEGTDILVIDEVSMMHAWLFDMVDQACRAVRHSPEPFGGIQVVLSGDFFQLPPVTRSNRAAGILPSPEFQAARERYAQAGKDPDGFVTESLVWQDLDPVICYLTEQHRQDDGQLLTVLTDIREGGVTQEDHDVLATRVGAVPAPGQVAVHLFPVNKQADTLNDQRLASIEEEAHHYQATSRGEARLVERLKKNMLAPEDLALKTGAAVMALRNDQDHQYVNGSIGTVSGFTSSAKGGWPIVSFQNGNVVTMKPAAWETMDGDTVLAAVNQVPLRCAWGITIHKSQGMTLDRAVIDLKRTFAPGMGYVALSRVESLDGLYLTGINEHAFLVSPDAVVLDAGLRAESKAACARLKDEGPGSFTKRAVGQEPEDEFSQDQLF, via the coding sequence ATGCAGCAATCCGAAGCCTTGACCATATTGAATGCGGGGGCCAATGCCTTCATCACAGGTGCCCCCGGGTCGGGCAAGACCTTTGTGCTCAACGAGTTCGTCGCCCAGGCTCGTCAGGCCGGGGCGGTTGTGGCGGTGACCGCCTCAACCGGCATCGCCGCCACGCACATCAACGGCCAGACCATCCATTCCTGGAGCGGTGTGGGCATCGCCACTTGCATGACCGAATCGCTCCTGAAGCGGATCAAGACCCGCCGTCGTAGACAGATCGAAGGCACCGACATCCTGGTCATCGATGAGGTCTCCATGATGCATGCCTGGCTCTTCGACATGGTCGACCAGGCCTGCCGGGCGGTTCGTCACAGCCCCGAACCATTCGGAGGGATCCAAGTGGTTCTTTCCGGGGACTTCTTTCAGCTGCCTCCCGTGACTCGGTCCAACCGGGCTGCAGGAATACTGCCCAGCCCTGAATTCCAGGCTGCCCGGGAACGTTACGCCCAGGCCGGCAAGGACCCGGATGGGTTCGTCACTGAATCACTGGTCTGGCAGGACCTGGATCCGGTCATTTGTTATCTAACCGAGCAGCACCGTCAGGACGATGGCCAGCTGTTGACCGTCCTGACTGACATCAGGGAGGGTGGCGTGACCCAGGAGGACCATGATGTCCTGGCCACCCGTGTGGGCGCAGTGCCCGCTCCCGGCCAGGTGGCGGTCCATCTCTTCCCGGTCAACAAGCAGGCCGACACGCTCAACGATCAGCGCCTGGCATCCATCGAGGAAGAGGCCCACCATTACCAGGCCACATCCCGGGGCGAGGCAAGGCTGGTGGAGCGGCTGAAGAAGAACATGCTGGCCCCCGAGGATCTGGCACTGAAGACCGGAGCCGCAGTCATGGCCCTGCGCAACGACCAGGATCATCAATATGTCAACGGATCTATAGGTACAGTCAGCGGATTCACCAGCTCGGCCAAGGGGGGATGGCCGATTGTCTCCTTCCAGAACGGCAACGTGGTCACCATGAAGCCTGCCGCCTGGGAGACCATGGATGGGGACACGGTCTTGGCCGCCGTCAACCAGGTGCCTCTTCGCTGTGCCTGGGGAATCACCATTCATAAGTCCCAGGGGATGACCCTGGACAGGGCGGTCATAGATCTGAAACGGACCTTCGCGCCGGGGATGGGCTACGTGGCCCTCTCCCGTGTGGAAAGCCTGGATGGGCTCTACCTGACGGGCATCAATGAGCACGCCTTCCTGGTTTCTCCCGATGCAGTCGTTCTGGATGCGGGTTTGAGGGCCGAATCCAAGGCGGCCTGCGCCCGTCTGAAGGATGAAGGTCCTGGGTCCTTCACCAAGCGCGCCGTCGGTCAGGAACCAGAAGACGAATTCAGCCAGGACCAGCTTTTCTGA
- the orn gene encoding oligoribonuclease: MSDKNDLTFTAEESRMIWIDCEMTGLDIFHDELCEVSVVPTDFNMKVLDKGIDLVIKPSQAALDHMGDFVRKMHTSSGLIEEMKTGLDLEQAQRQVIEYIKPFLPKNGKAHLAGNSVGSDKKFLDRYMPDLMALLHYRVIDVSTLKELSRRWYPDVYKNKPAKHGGHRALADIIESMDELRYYRSMFFLPAPGPDQAQSKAGAEQIEQTSLLRDYEESGNPVEDANKPEKTDY; encoded by the coding sequence ATGAGCGATAAGAATGATCTGACCTTCACTGCGGAGGAATCCCGCATGATCTGGATAGACTGTGAGATGACCGGTCTGGATATCTTCCATGACGAGCTGTGCGAGGTTTCCGTGGTACCTACCGACTTCAACATGAAGGTTCTGGACAAGGGCATCGACCTGGTCATCAAGCCCTCCCAGGCTGCCCTGGACCATATGGGGGATTTCGTCAGGAAGATGCATACTTCCTCCGGCCTGATCGAGGAGATGAAGACCGGCCTGGATCTGGAACAGGCGCAGCGTCAGGTGATCGAGTACATCAAGCCCTTCCTGCCCAAGAACGGCAAGGCCCATCTGGCCGGCAACTCTGTGGGCTCCGACAAGAAGTTCCTTGACAGGTACATGCCCGACCTTATGGCCCTTCTGCACTACAGGGTCATCGACGTGAGCACCCTCAAGGAGCTGTCCCGCCGCTGGTACCCGGACGTCTACAAGAACAAGCCGGCCAAGCATGGCGGCCACAGGGCCCTGGCCGACATCATCGAGTCCATGGACGAACTGCGCTACTACCGCTCCATGTTCTTCCTTCCGGCTCCAGGACCCGACCAGGCCCAGTCCAAGGCCGGGGCGGAACAGATCGAGCAGACCAGTCTTCTGCGCGATTACGAAGAGTCCGGCAATCCGGTCGAGGATGCCAATAAGCCTGAGAAGACCGACTACTGA
- the guaB gene encoding IMP dehydrogenase encodes MAMENPQSEPSSYTQLPDAFQKIGLAYDDVLLLPNESDVIPSEVDTTTRLTRNITMKSPVLSAAMDTVTEATMAVAMARNGGIGVLHRNLSIEDQANQVDIVKRSESGMISDPLTVTPDATLTDLDKLCSTYRVSGLPVVDRRQRLVGIITNRDMRFVNPADFDRLKVSDIMTKDHLITGPSDITKEDAHQLLAKYKVEKLPLVDSEGKLTGLITVKDFVKTEQYPEATKDERGRLRVAAAVGFFGDAWQRITALADAGVDILVVDTAHGHAKLMLDMIRRIKADHAFDHVDVIGGNVATREGAQALIDAGVDAVKVGVGPGSICTTRVVAGVGVPQLTAVYDAALACRPAGIPLVADGGIHYSGDIAKAIVAGADSVMLGGLLAGTEEAPGEKVLLHGKQYKVYRGMGSLGAMAPRGKKSYSKDRYFQADVTSSDKVVPEGVEGEVPYRGPLNYVLYELVGGLHQTMFYTGARTIPELQRKGRFIRITDAGLRESHPHDIVMTKEAPNYSGFHN; translated from the coding sequence ATGGCTATGGAAAACCCACAAAGCGAACCTTCCTCCTACACTCAACTCCCTGACGCCTTCCAGAAAATCGGTCTGGCCTATGACGACGTCCTCCTGCTGCCCAACGAATCCGATGTCATCCCCTCCGAGGTAGATACCACCACCCGATTGACGCGGAACATCACCATGAAGTCCCCGGTCCTTTCGGCCGCCATGGACACCGTCACCGAGGCCACCATGGCCGTTGCCATGGCCCGCAACGGCGGCATCGGCGTCCTCCACCGCAATCTCAGCATCGAGGATCAGGCCAATCAGGTCGACATCGTCAAGCGGTCCGAGTCCGGAATGATCTCCGATCCCCTGACAGTCACCCCGGATGCCACCCTGACCGATCTGGACAAGCTTTGCTCCACCTACAGGGTCTCCGGCCTGCCCGTGGTGGATCGTCGGCAGCGGCTGGTGGGCATCATCACCAACCGTGACATGCGCTTCGTCAATCCGGCTGACTTCGACCGGCTCAAGGTCAGTGACATCATGACCAAGGACCATCTGATCACCGGTCCCTCAGACATCACCAAGGAGGACGCCCATCAGCTTCTGGCCAAGTACAAGGTGGAGAAGCTCCCCCTGGTCGATAGCGAGGGCAAGCTGACCGGGCTGATTACCGTCAAGGATTTCGTCAAGACCGAGCAGTACCCCGAGGCCACCAAGGATGAGCGCGGCCGTCTGCGCGTGGCTGCGGCTGTCGGATTCTTCGGCGATGCCTGGCAGCGCATCACCGCCCTGGCCGATGCCGGGGTCGACATCCTGGTCGTGGACACCGCCCATGGCCACGCCAAGCTCATGCTGGACATGATTCGCCGGATCAAGGCTGATCATGCCTTCGACCATGTGGATGTGATCGGCGGCAACGTGGCTACCCGTGAGGGTGCCCAGGCGCTGATCGATGCCGGGGTTGATGCGGTCAAGGTCGGTGTAGGCCCCGGCTCCATCTGCACCACCCGCGTGGTGGCTGGCGTGGGTGTGCCCCAGCTGACCGCCGTCTACGATGCCGCGCTGGCCTGCCGGCCTGCCGGGATCCCGCTGGTCGCCGACGGTGGAATTCATTACTCGGGCGACATCGCCAAGGCCATCGTGGCCGGGGCCGATTCGGTCATGCTGGGCGGTCTGCTGGCGGGTACTGAGGAGGCTCCTGGCGAGAAGGTCCTCCTGCATGGCAAGCAATACAAGGTCTACCGGGGCATGGGCTCCCTGGGCGCTATGGCCCCGCGCGGCAAGAAGAGCTACTCCAAGGACCGCTACTTCCAGGCTGACGTGACCAGCTCTGACAAGGTGGTACCCGAGGGCGTGGAGGGCGAGGTGCCCTATCGCGGTCCGCTCAACTACGTGCTCTACGAGCTGGTCGGCGGCCTGCACCAGACCATGTTCTACACCGGTGCCCGCACCATTCCCGAGCTGCAGCGCAAGGGCCGGTTCATTCGGATCACCGATGCCGGTCTGCGTGAATCGCATCCACATGACATCGTCATGACCAAGGAGGCTCCGAACTACTCAGGCTTCCACAACTGA
- a CDS encoding MraY family glycosyltransferase, whose protein sequence is MRVYLFIAAIAGGATWLVMPMVRHLAIRVGAVGVVRARDVHKVPTPRMGGLGMLIGFAVAMCFASRIPFITGLFQSGHQAWVILAGAVAICLLGIADDLWDLDWMLKLAGQLLISVFVSWGGIQIISLPLGSLVAASPSLSMAITAFLIVASINAVNFVDGLDGLAAGIVAIGGIAFAIYSYIIARISPDYASLATLIDVAMVGICVGFLLHNWHPAKLFMGDSGSMLLGYLITCASIVVTGRLDPATIHTSIYLPAFMPILLPILVLFLPVLDMCLAIIRRLSHGQSPMHPDRMHLHHRMLRIGHTVRSAVLILWGWAALIAFGSLFILFFRLRYVLIGLALAAILLTFATLYPYYRRRLPEIRRENALLAAQGSQHAARPPWHRKSQHDKDEDN, encoded by the coding sequence GTGAGGGTATATCTGTTCATTGCTGCCATCGCTGGCGGGGCCACCTGGCTGGTCATGCCCATGGTTCGTCATCTCGCCATCCGGGTCGGCGCCGTAGGTGTGGTCCGCGCTCGCGACGTACATAAGGTGCCCACCCCTCGGATGGGCGGTTTGGGCATGTTGATCGGCTTTGCCGTGGCCATGTGCTTCGCCTCCCGTATCCCTTTCATAACGGGCCTCTTCCAGTCCGGACATCAGGCCTGGGTCATCCTTGCAGGGGCCGTAGCCATCTGCCTGCTGGGTATAGCCGATGACCTCTGGGACCTGGACTGGATGCTCAAGCTGGCCGGCCAGCTGCTGATTTCGGTCTTCGTCTCCTGGGGCGGAATCCAGATCATCTCCCTGCCTTTGGGATCCCTGGTGGCGGCCTCACCCAGCCTGTCCATGGCCATAACGGCATTCCTGATCGTGGCCTCCATCAATGCGGTCAACTTCGTGGACGGACTGGATGGCCTGGCTGCAGGCATCGTGGCCATCGGAGGCATTGCCTTCGCCATCTACTCCTATATCATTGCCCGCATCTCGCCCGATTATGCCTCTCTGGCCACGCTGATCGACGTGGCCATGGTGGGCATTTGCGTAGGATTCCTACTGCACAACTGGCATCCGGCAAAGCTTTTCATGGGCGATTCAGGATCCATGCTGCTGGGCTACCTGATCACCTGCGCATCCATCGTGGTCACCGGCCGACTGGATCCAGCCACCATTCATACCAGCATCTATCTGCCGGCCTTCATGCCTATTCTTCTGCCCATCCTGGTGCTTTTCCTGCCTGTTCTGGACATGTGCCTGGCCATCATCCGAAGGCTCAGCCACGGGCAATCACCCATGCACCCCGACCGCATGCACCTGCACCACCGTATGCTGCGCATCGGTCACACGGTTCGTTCCGCTGTCCTTATTCTCTGGGGCTGGGCCGCCCTGATCGCCTTCGGTTCGCTCTTTATTCTTTTCTTCCGCCTGCGATATGTCCTGATTGGTCTGGCTCTGGCCGCCATATTGCTGACCTTCGCCACCCTCTACCCCTACTACCGTCGTCGACTTCCTGAAATCAGGCGGGAGAACGCCCTTCTCGCCGCCCAAGGCTCTCAGCACGCAGCCAGACCGCCTTGGCATCGCAAGAGCCAACATGATAAAGATGAGGACAACTGA
- a CDS encoding L-threonylcarbamoyladenylate synthase yields MSRVMTYDSRSPQLLDQVVAAGGLAVIPTDTVYGIVCDPCNDAAIDRLFQAKHRPRTKSIQVLLDGVKAMKRLDLSLPAPLDHLAAALLPGPFSPIALVGQSCPLRTPRMEPDGPTQAVRVPDSPICRALLQVTGPLAASSANRSGNPSVETVQQARAELGDSVDLYLDGGPTPGSVASTVVAADKADPDGIHVLRQGVIGEARVRALLSGRSSGGEGQ; encoded by the coding sequence ATGAGCCGGGTGATGACCTATGACAGCCGGTCGCCGCAGTTGCTGGACCAGGTGGTGGCCGCCGGTGGGCTGGCGGTCATTCCCACCGACACTGTCTATGGCATCGTCTGCGATCCATGCAACGACGCGGCCATTGATCGGCTCTTTCAGGCCAAGCATCGTCCCAGGACCAAGTCCATCCAGGTGTTGCTGGACGGAGTCAAGGCCATGAAACGGTTGGACCTCAGTCTGCCCGCTCCTCTTGATCACCTGGCTGCCGCTCTGTTGCCGGGCCCATTTTCGCCTATTGCCCTTGTAGGACAGTCCTGCCCTCTGCGCACCCCCCGGATGGAGCCTGATGGTCCTACCCAGGCCGTCAGAGTGCCTGACTCGCCCATCTGTCGGGCACTTTTGCAGGTGACCGGACCTTTGGCCGCTTCCAGCGCCAACCGATCGGGCAATCCCAGCGTGGAGACCGTCCAACAGGCCAGAGCCGAGCTGGGTGATAGCGTCGACCTTTACCTGGACGGGGGACCGACCCCCGGCTCAGTGGCCAGCACGGTGGTGGCAGCGGACAAGGCTGATCCTGACGGGATACATGTGCTGCGGCAGGGCGTAATCGGTGAGGCCCGGGTCCGGGCCCTTCTGTCGGGCCGGTCCAGCGGAGGGGAGGGCCAGTGA
- the prmC gene encoding peptide chain release factor N(5)-glutamine methyltransferase, giving the protein MSRQERGTSLAGLVDGGHRLLAQAGVSTPLNDARLLLADALGCDLHQLDQALLLDRTAQELLTNEGGCRQTDGFRSAALERYRSYLQRRAGREPLQYILGHAYFRYLDIHLGPGVFIPRPETETVAQAGVDALAGMDHPLAVDLCSGSGAIGLSLATEVPGARVRAVEVDEQAYRWGALNAVAQESAIREAGSDYQLLLADATDPVTLSDLDAQVDLVISNPPYVPKDAVPSQPEVRDWDPDLALYGGSPDGCLLPCRILDRAMILLAPGGLLVMEHDASQGPAMVAAALERGYLEARTYQDLAGRDRYLTARRPG; this is encoded by the coding sequence GTGAGCCGACAGGAGCGTGGGACCAGTCTGGCTGGACTGGTCGATGGGGGCCATCGCCTGCTGGCCCAGGCCGGTGTGTCCACTCCCCTCAATGATGCAAGGCTGCTCCTGGCCGATGCTTTGGGGTGCGACCTGCACCAGCTGGATCAGGCTCTGCTTTTGGACCGGACTGCTCAGGAACTGCTTACGAATGAAGGTGGTTGCAGACAGACTGATGGTTTTCGGTCGGCTGCCCTGGAACGTTATCGGTCCTATCTGCAAAGGCGAGCCGGACGCGAACCCCTGCAGTACATCCTTGGTCACGCCTACTTTCGTTATTTGGATATCCACCTGGGACCGGGGGTCTTTATCCCCCGTCCTGAGACCGAAACGGTGGCTCAGGCGGGAGTAGATGCCTTGGCCGGAATGGATCATCCACTGGCAGTGGATCTGTGTTCCGGCAGCGGAGCCATCGGTCTGTCCTTGGCCACCGAGGTTCCAGGAGCGCGGGTCCGGGCCGTGGAGGTTGACGAGCAGGCATATCGGTGGGGCGCACTGAACGCCGTCGCTCAGGAGTCTGCCATCCGAGAGGCTGGATCCGACTATCAGCTGCTGTTGGCCGATGCCACGGATCCCGTAACCCTGTCTGATCTGGATGCCCAGGTGGATCTGGTCATCAGTAACCCGCCCTACGTCCCCAAGGATGCGGTTCCCAGCCAGCCCGAGGTGCGTGATTGGGATCCAGATCTGGCCCTCTATGGCGGTTCGCCCGACGGGTGCCTGTTGCCCTGCCGCATTCTGGACAGGGCCATGATTTTGCTTGCTCCCGGCGGTCTGCTGGTCATGGAGCATGACGCCTCCCAGGGACCGGCCATGGTCGCTGCCGCATTGGAGCGGGGGTATCTTGAGGCACGCACCTATCAGGATCTGGCTGGTCGAGACCGCTATCTGACAGCCCGGCGGCCAGGGTGA
- the prfA gene encoding peptide chain release factor 1, which yields MSEEQFPAAVAAVEEYGRLEKQMSQPETASDPAQIRKLGRRHAELAPIVEAYQAYQSALEDSQAAEQMAREDPDFAEEAKAMADRIPDLEQNLRTALIPRDPDDGRDTIMEIKAGSGGEEAALFAGDLMRMYVRYAEKRGWTTEIMSENRTQLGGVKDAQLAIRARGQVAPADGVWASLKYEGGVHRVQRIPVTESQGRIQTSAAGVIVFPEADEDDDEIEIDPKDLKVDIFMSSGPGGQSVNTTYSAVRMTHIPTGIVVSMQDEKSQIQNRQAALRVLKSRLLAMKHEEEAAQAADMRHSQVRSLDRSERIRTYNFPESRIVDHRTGYKAYNLEQVLDGDLQAVIDSDIQADEARRMASQG from the coding sequence ATGAGTGAGGAGCAGTTTCCGGCGGCGGTGGCTGCCGTCGAGGAGTACGGTCGCCTGGAAAAGCAGATGAGTCAGCCCGAAACGGCTTCAGATCCGGCGCAGATTCGCAAGTTGGGCCGCAGACATGCTGAGCTCGCTCCCATTGTCGAAGCCTATCAGGCCTATCAAAGCGCCCTGGAAGACAGCCAGGCGGCCGAACAGATGGCACGGGAGGATCCTGACTTCGCCGAAGAGGCCAAGGCCATGGCTGACCGTATACCGGACCTGGAGCAGAATCTGCGTACCGCTCTTATTCCGCGTGATCCCGATGACGGCCGTGACACGATCATGGAGATCAAGGCCGGCAGCGGCGGCGAGGAGGCGGCCCTCTTCGCTGGCGATCTGATGCGTATGTATGTGCGTTATGCCGAAAAACGAGGCTGGACCACCGAGATCATGAGCGAGAACCGCACTCAGCTGGGAGGGGTCAAGGATGCCCAGCTGGCCATTCGCGCTCGCGGCCAGGTGGCTCCGGCCGACGGTGTCTGGGCCTCGCTCAAGTATGAGGGTGGTGTCCATCGGGTCCAGCGCATTCCCGTCACCGAGTCGCAGGGCCGCATTCAGACTTCAGCCGCTGGTGTCATCGTCTTCCCGGAGGCCGACGAGGACGACGACGAGATCGAGATCGACCCCAAGGACCTCAAGGTTGACATCTTCATGAGCTCCGGCCCGGGAGGACAGTCAGTCAACACCACCTACTCCGCTGTGCGTATGACCCACATTCCCACGGGCATTGTGGTTTCCATGCAGGATGAGAAATCCCAGATACAGAATCGTCAGGCTGCTCTGCGGGTGCTCAAGTCACGTCTGCTGGCCATGAAGCACGAGGAGGAGGCTGCCCAGGCAGCCGACATGCGCCATTCCCAGGTCCGTTCCCTGGATCGGTCCGAGCGTATCAGGACCTACAACTTCCCCGAGAGCCGGATTGTGGACCACCGAACCGGCTACAAGGCCTACAACCTGGAACAGGTGCTGGATGGCGACCTGCAGGCCGTCATCGATTCCGATATTCAGGCCGACGAGGCCCGCAGAATGGCATCACAGGGGTGA
- the rpmE gene encoding 50S ribosomal protein L31 yields the protein MKQGIHPDYHPVEVTCSCGNTFITRSTAPGDHMTVDVCSHCHPFYTGKQKILDTGGRVARFEARYGKRTK from the coding sequence ATGAAGCAGGGAATTCATCCCGATTATCATCCCGTTGAGGTCACGTGCTCGTGCGGCAATACCTTCATCACCCGTTCGACCGCTCCCGGCGATCATATGACGGTTGATGTCTGCTCGCACTGCCACCCCTTCTACACCGGCAAGCAGAAGATTCTGGATACCGGTGGTCGCGTGGCTCGGTTCGAAGCCCGTTACGGCAAGAGGACCAAGTAG